From the genome of Flexivirga aerilata:
CGGGGGTGGCGGAACTGGCGCGTCGCCAGTGGGACGGCGCCGCGTACCTACGGTTGTGAACGACCAGGACTCGCAACGGAAAGCAATCAGGAAGATGCCTGCTATCGATCGCTCCGGCCGCGCGCCACTGTGGCGCCAGATCCGCGAAGACCTCTCCCAGCGCATCGCCGAGGGAGAATTCACCGGCGCTTTTCCGGCCGAGTCCGAACTCCAACAGCACTATGGCGTCAGCCGGCAAACAGTCCGGCAGGCTCTGCGCCAGTTGCGTGAGGACGGCATCGTCACCGCCGAGCGCGGCAGGTCACCGCACCTGGCGACGCCCACTGAGATCGAACAACCAGTCGGCGCCCTATACAGCCTCTTCGAGTCGGTCCGTGCTGCCGGCATCAGCCAACACAGTGTCGTTCGCGCGCTTGCCATCACCACCGACGCCCATATCGCCGACCGCCTCGGCCTGGACCTCGACAGCTCCTTGCTTCACCTAGCCCGGCTTCGCCTGGCCGGTGACGAACCGCTCGCTCTCGACGACGTCTGGCTGCCGGCCGATGTGGCGCGGCCGCTGCTGCACGTCGACTGGCACAACACAAGCCTGTACGACGAACTCGACCACCGGTGCGGCATCCGGCTCACCAGCGGCCAGGAGCAACTACGGGCAGCCGTCCCCGCGGCGCACGTTCGCGAACTGTTACACATCCCACCCTCAGAAGCCGTCTTTTGCATCGACAGACTCGGGATCTCACACAATCAACCCACCGAATGGCGACAAACCATCGTGCGCGCCGATCGATTCAGCATGATGGCCGACTTCGACGCGCGAACCGGGTACCGCATTGCGGTGCACCGATCAACTGAAGCATGACCGGCTTGCCTCAGATCCAATCTGACTTCTGATCGGCCAGCGATCACAAGCAGGCTGAGTTCGACACTCCAATAGGCGCATATAACCCGGCATCGCGATGCAAGACGCACCCGTTCAAGCACTCATAAAGAGTGTTCTCCGTGAAAGTATTCAAAGACCCAGCCAATCGCAGCCAGCGCCACAAACGGGACGGCAAGCATCACCAGCCACCATCCCACCGCAAGCCCCAAGGCGATGACGGCAAGCGATGCGGCCAAGAACAACGGCCACCATGAGTGCGGGCTGAAGAATCCATAATCGCCCTCCACGTCGCCCTGCTCGCCGGACGGATCATCGTCCGGCCGGGAGTCGATCTTGCGACCGGTCCACCACAGGAAACTACTGATCAGCAGACAGGCCAGACCGGTCAGATAGAAAGCGACGGCACCGACAGGTTCGCTCCAATGACTGAACGTGCCATAGATCGTCCCCACGGCGAGTCCATAGACCGCCAGTAGCAAAAAGATCTTTGTTTCAACTTTCATCTGAACTCCTTTGCGGACCTCGTTCGAACCTACCTGCGCGCGTCGCGCGGCGCACCCGCTGTCCTCACCCCGCACTGAGGTGCAAGTGCTGCACATGCCGGGGCCCGGCAAGTGCCTGAGGCGGCCTTAGGCTTGCCAACGGCTTAGCCACCTGACATACTTCCAGTATTCCAGATATTTATGGAGGATGCAGTGGGTTCGCGGATACGGCTGTTCGAAGAGCTGTCGGTGGTTGGGAAGGCGTTCGGCAGTCCCCGCCGGTTAGAGATCATTGAGCTGTTGGCGCAGAGCCCGCATTCGGTGGAGGAGATCGCGCGGGCTCTTGATCAGAGGCTGAGCACCGTGTCGGCTCATCTGCAGATTCTGCGGGCATCGCGGTTGGTCGGTTCACGACGGGATGGCACACGCGTCATCTACCGGCTTGCCGGGGAAGACGTGGCAGACCTGTTCGCAGCGCTGGGCGTGGTGGCACGTACGCACTCACCTGATGTGACGGTGGCGCGTCGGGCCTACCTGGGTGCGGGCGACGACGGACCGGAAGTGATCACTCGTGCCGAGCTGATGGAGGTCTTGGGCGCCCCGCAGACCACGCTGCTGGATATCCGGCCGTCGGAGGAGTTCGAACAAGCCCATCTACCCGGTGCGGTGTCGATGCCGCTGGAGAAGTTCTCCGGGTCACTGCAGCAGCTACCCGCAGGAAACCTCATTGCGTACTGTCGCGGCGCCTACTGCCTGCTGGCACACGATGCCGTCGCACTGTTGACAGCCGCCGGCCGAGAGGCCAAACGCCTGGAGGACGGGATCCTCGAATGGCGCTTGGCCGGTCTGCCCCTTGAGCGAACCGCTCAAGGGGTCTGAGCGACATGGTCCAGGCTCTGGCAGCGATCCGACACTGGGCTCCGAGGCAGTGGGGCATTACCGGTGCCGTGACGGTCGTGGCAGTCGTAGTTGTTGCCATCCCCACCGACCTACTCCCGAACCCCTTGTTCCGCCGAGACGTACCGCCGCAATGGTGGGCGTGGCCGGCGCTGCTGGTGTCGAGCCTCTTGATGGGGCTGCTGACGGCGACATACGTCGCGTCGCCGTCAGCAGCCGAATCGGCCGAAACAGCCGCGCGGCCAGTGCGGCACGGGACGGCGGCGGGCCTTCTGACCTTCTTCGCTGTTGGTTGCCCCGTGTGCAACAAGATCGTGTTGATGGCGTTGGGGTATGCCGGGGCGATCAGTTTCTTCGAGCCGGTACAGCCGTTCCTGCAGCTGCTGGCCATCGCCTTGCTGATGTGGGCGCTGCGGGCCCGTCTGACCGCGCAGACACAGTGCCGGCCCAAACGGCCTCAACCAACGACGTAAGGAACTGACACCAGTGAGTAAGGCCAATACCGATTCAGCGCAGCGTCACGTGATGACCCCACTGTT
Proteins encoded in this window:
- a CDS encoding cytochrome c oxidase subunit 4, whose product is MKVETKIFLLLAVYGLAVGTIYGTFSHWSEPVGAVAFYLTGLACLLISSFLWWTGRKIDSRPDDDPSGEQGDVEGDYGFFSPHSWWPLFLAASLAVIALGLAVGWWLVMLAVPFVALAAIGWVFEYFHGEHSL
- a CDS encoding metalloregulator ArsR/SmtB family transcription factor, producing MGSRIRLFEELSVVGKAFGSPRRLEIIELLAQSPHSVEEIARALDQRLSTVSAHLQILRASRLVGSRRDGTRVIYRLAGEDVADLFAALGVVARTHSPDVTVARRAYLGAGDDGPEVITRAELMEVLGAPQTTLLDIRPSEEFEQAHLPGAVSMPLEKFSGSLQQLPAGNLIAYCRGAYCLLAHDAVALLTAAGREAKRLEDGILEWRLAGLPLERTAQGV
- a CDS encoding GntR family transcriptional regulator → MNDQDSQRKAIRKMPAIDRSGRAPLWRQIREDLSQRIAEGEFTGAFPAESELQQHYGVSRQTVRQALRQLREDGIVTAERGRSPHLATPTEIEQPVGALYSLFESVRAAGISQHSVVRALAITTDAHIADRLGLDLDSSLLHLARLRLAGDEPLALDDVWLPADVARPLLHVDWHNTSLYDELDHRCGIRLTSGQEQLRAAVPAAHVRELLHIPPSEAVFCIDRLGISHNQPTEWRQTIVRADRFSMMADFDARTGYRIAVHRSTEA